CTGAACTCATTAATATCACAGCAACAAAtatgggagaacatgtaaactgcacacagacagtaGCCAAGCCAGAAACTGAAGCTAAGGTCTTGGAGATACGAGGTAAACTGCTGTGTCGCCTTGCCATCCAGTAATGAAACCACTGACAGAACACTttgataataaatatatattttacaacaGTCTTACAAGTTGgattttcaaaatgtgtttattacaaCAGGGCTTGTTCTGACTAAAAGCCGAAACTTATGTTATCTatcagtacaaaataaaaaccttATTAAATAACCCTTGGAGCTCCAAGGAGTTGGATGTCATCTCATAGTAAGCTGTCAGATGAGCCCTGAAAAGCTGAAAATCAaacatttacttacttatttatttacttcctagTTGTGAAATAGAGTCAGCTGTTTATTCATCTTATTTTATTGTGAATGTCAGTCTCTTAGAAGTTTCAGTCATTATAAAGTGACCTCCTTGGCACAGAATTGCTAACACTATTATATCTTGTGCTGTGAAAACATCTTTTCATCTCGGGTGACATAACAACACAAAATAGTCActcaaaataaacagcaaagatGGTGGCAACGCAAAAGAGAGACTGGTTTTCATAGGTGTATGAAGTGAAGCTGTCCGCATGTGTGTCCCAGAGACAGCGGCTTGCCACCACCGCCGCCTCCTTTTCCTTCTTTCCCACTGTGACCACGCACACAAGCTTGTAGCGTGGTGGGGTGATTTTTTTCACCATACGCTTGATGTCATCGCTCAGGTCCTGGGCAAGTCTGGTGGACACTAGAGGATCATAGGAGACCTTTTCAAGCCTTGACACAAGGTAGTTTTTCATAAGTTCATCCACTCCAGCGCAAGAGAATTTCTCTTTTGGCTTAGAGGAGGTGCTGGGTACCTAACAGAGAAAATGTCAATTCAATTCATCTTTGTATGGCCTTTTCACTGAGTACTAACCCACAGCTGTCATACAATTTACATGATGAGcatacattaaaatacaaatgGGTAAAATTCACATTGTAAAAACAGCACAATTTCAAACTACCTGCCATAATCAAAGCATAACCATATAAATCCATTATTATTGAGATAAGCCCAGTTGATAATGAAGGAGAGGAAAATGTAAACTCCACTTGAAAGAATACGTAAGTTATCGGACGCACTGTCGACCTGCTGGAGCTAGTAATGAGGGAGAGGATGAACACAAAACTAAACAGCctttatgaacaacgctgcacatcctctctctgatataCTAAGACtgaatactttcagccaatgagttattcagcagatgtgtgtcaagaaacgctactgagACTCCTGTATATCAGcggcaatacgtctgcataatgtgactgctctcttatcattagtcaagtcagacattttcttctttttataattcttgtgtgtatttaagCGAAGGGGAGTTCttgttatttgttataatatattTCTTGAGCCTCTGTAAAAGCTTCATTTTCCCTTGGGCccaataaagtactatctattgACGAATCCCTGGAAAATCAGACACAGTGGCAGCTCTAGTGACCTGTACCAATAATCCTTGGTAAATATGGGCTGGGcactgtggtagtgctgctgcctcacaataaggagatctgggtttgcatcctgggtccttcctgcatatactttgcacattctccccatgtctgcaccGTGTCCAGCTGTTCTGGATTCCTTCCATCGTCCAAAGGTGAGTTGGTGATGCCAAGGTGACCTTATTGTGTgtttggtttgtgggtgtgtgtgtattttccctgtaatagactggcgccctgtccagagtttgttcctaccttgcaccctgtgctagctgggatagactccagtacAGTCCAGGTGtggattaagcatgttagaaaatgacatgacatgacaatgTAACACACTTATTAACTTACTGTAGAACTTACCATAAGTTCttccacggataagtcggggcttgattttaccgtttaatttccggtattttataatgtcagttgtataagtcgaatgtgaaaaactcacgctattggtccaagagattatgctatgctaacgcacacctgagagagtaaccacggagtgcACCGCCTTtttgttctatgtattgtgcctatgtgaccacacagtaatacccgaactattacgaagcgacatttgcactgttttgtgttttttgtatctcacaccctcatacacctttatcgtaagagcatcccttatctatgatggaatgtttgatcaaaagaaaatatgaagctggttttaaattaaaagtggtgaaagaaattggtaactgcactgctgcaacaaaatttgatgtgtctgagaaactgatgtgagattggaggaagcaggaagatgtaaaaaaaaaatgtaagtgtcgcatttttgcgtataagtcggggtctgattttatgatcgatttttcaggttgcaagacccgacttatacgtgagtatgtaCGGTATGtgtctgacgcctttatccaaggcaaatcacgacatttgagatacaattggttcagttttttttttttttccagatggaacacaggcaggtgaaatgtcGTGTTCAGTGTCAGTAGTataatttgaacccacaacattacggtttgaagttcaaagccttcaGCCCACTACACAACACTGCCTGAATAAGTTGTTTTTGGAATTATTTCATTGAGGTAAACTGGTGACAttcacaggagacagagctggaggtggcagagtgaaagatgctaagatttgcactgggtgtgatgaggatggataggattagaaatgaggacattagagggtcagctcaagttgaacggttgggagacaaagtcagagaggtgagattgggttggtttggacatgtgcagaggagagatgctgggtatattgggagaaggatgctaaggatagagctgccaggtaagaggaaaagaggaaggcctaagagaaggtttatggatgtggtgagagaggacatgcaggtgatgggtgtaacagagcaagatgtagaggacagaaagatatggaagaagatgatctgctgtggcaacccctaacgggagcagccaaaagaagaagaagaaggctagTGCCATTCAGGATTGATTCCCGGTTCTGTTTGGGTGGGCTCTGGTCTATACGACTCTGTAGTGGATTGAGTGAGTTGTACAAATGTAGCAGCCATCAGTCTTTGCTTGTTAGGCAGGCAGAGTGCCCCCTAGTGACTGAGGCATTGAACTGTAAGCTGTACAGGCCGCTACTCCCACTCCCACTCACCTGCCAGTTAGACAAATATGGAAAACACCATGTTGCTTTGAACATGAAAACCAGCCGAGGAATTgattattaataaaaggcaatctaaaaaatgtttatttatagatAACTTGATAAAGTGAGCAGACATTTGGTACTTCAACGTCCTTTGAGAGTCTTGCAGCCCAACATGTTACCATTTCTGTTAATGTGTCCCACTAGCTGGCAGGAATGCATGTGTGAGGTTGCCGTTTCCTGAATTCCAATTTAAGGTACCTTGTTACCACTTCACTGGCACAGACGATGTGAAGCAGCGTCAGCCTGTCTGTGCAAACACGAGCCGACACTCCCCACCTAGAGACAGGCAGCGCCAAAGTGGAGTTGAGAGAAATCAGAGGCCGCGCTCTTGTCTCCTGCTTGGCTGCTTTCCCATTCTCAGTCACAATAGACCCTGAGAAGGAACTGCGACGAGTCTGCTGCCAGTTAACCCTTTGGAATATGATTCATGTTTTACTATGTTTGAAATAAATGCAGTCTTGTTCAAATATTTGCTGAGGTTATTCGTGCATGATGCTGTACTCCTCTAGGCCTGCTGAAACAAATCACATCAAGGTTATTGCTTTGTTATTCAGAATTATTCATATGCTAGAACAAACTGTCCTTGTTAAATCATATTTCAACACAACACTGGCGTTCActttattttgccctttctttgGAAGTCATCCATCTGTCTATGCTTTCACCAGGCTCACTTTTGCTGTTGGGAGCCAGAGCCTACCCCAGCAACACAGGGGTCAAGGCAGGACCTGACACTAGATGGGACATCCGCCAATTGACAGACACTCTTGTGCACCTTTCCACACCCAGATGGAAGGAAACTGGGATACCTGGAAAAAACCTACAAGGACATGCAGACACTCGGCAGGCACGTGCTAAAAGCGGCAGCATGAGGAAATTCTGTATAACTTCTCACTTTTTGGTAAAAATGAAAGACTGCATCTCTTTTTGACATCAAATTAAAGAGATCATTGAGGTTACTCATCTTGCTTGTGCTAGGAAACAACCCCTTAAACTGCATCCCAACAATCATTTCAGTGTCACTGTAATAAAAAGTCCTGTGGTGGAGCCTGTTTTGTTGTGGAATCATGCCAAGACCAATCCCAGTTCAGACGATATTAACTCATGTTGTAAGGGTGCTGCTTCAGAGGGCCTTTGTACTTCAGATATCTCGGGTTTGCGGCTGTCCAccggcagttaccacagtgcaagtGTCTGAACTGGGATGGATCATAGCGTGATTGCACAACAAAACATTGTACTCTTGAGTCATTGGAACGGTAACTAGTGATGGTGTGCTTTGTGAAAGATGCCATATCAAATAaaggatgcttcactgttggattGTCAATGTGATGTGACAGTGGTTAGTGCAGCTACCCCACGTTTCAGGGActtgtctgttcagttcttgacATGGTCcttatctattgtgacagatgcCTGCATGACCCACAGCCTTTAGACTCAACATGGATCTTGGAACACGGGTACTTTGCAttccttcttttcctttcttatgCTAAGGCATTGGCACCCTCACCCCACAGCAAAGAGCTGTCATCCTGGTAGTGGGCAGCCATTAAATCTCAGAATCTCTTCCATTGTTAGGGAATCCCCTTGAACCCAATAGGTGCTTTCTGGAGTTTCCTTGTGTTCAGTTCAACTTTACAGTTGTGTCTAAATAATGTAATACATGGGAATTCTCACTGTCATGTCTCCCACAGAGCAGTGATagcagacaaaaaagaaaattaatataacATCACACGTACTGTATAATGCAATATATTTATGCAATATATAACGCAAGCACATGTCACTGTCATTAAGGGTGGCTTTTGAGTTGCCTTAAAAACTCTCCCTGAATCTCATGGTGTGAATTCTCAGGGTGAGAAGTAACAAGATGGCGGAGGCACTCATTAATACAATTTGTCTTATACTGGATATGCTCTGCGTGCCGGTAGTTTTCTGAGGTCACCCTCTGCAGTTTTTTGTGGTCCTGAGCTGAGCAGGTGCCACATCCGGATGTAACATGAATGGTTAGGGCAGACTTTG
This genomic interval from Erpetoichthys calabaricus chromosome 10, fErpCal1.3, whole genome shotgun sequence contains the following:
- the LOC114659028 gene encoding dynein light chain Tctex-type 4-like, which produces MGDSKEDSVSRVNKVAFRVAAKENKDKGSAVKQKAQAATNPATSSSDQMPRRSSRAVQSRPEDTGTISLKGLIAAQRFTKGLKERTALKLAAKLGPGARLRKPVTIIYDQVPSTSSKPKEKFSCAGVDELMKNYLVSRLEKVSYDPLVSTRLAQDLSDDIKRMVKKITPPRYKLVCVVTVGKKEKEAAVVASRCLWDTHADSFTSYTYENQSLFCVATIFAVYFE